One Gloeomargarita sp. SKYB120 genomic region harbors:
- a CDS encoding transposase, protein MVPGSTYVKHSVLSYSRKHLGYRPWGASSVETSRVLVAACVKHSVLSHIYLPRYSPDLNPIEHVWYRIKQKVRKLQVSAIENLQSLVNETIRSLCQVL, encoded by the coding sequence ATGGTTCCGGGTTCTACCTATGTCAAGCATTCTGTGCTTAGCTATAGCAGAAAACATTTAGGTTATCGTCCTTGGGGAGCAAGTAGCGTGGAAACATCTAGGGTTCTGGTTGCTGCCTGTGTCAAGCATTCTGTGCTTAGCCATATATATTTGCCTAGATATTCGCCAGATTTGAACCCGATTGAACATGTGTGGTATCGGATTAAGCAAAAGGTGCGTAAGCTACAGGTAAGTGCAATCGAGAATCTACAATCCTTGGTCAATGAAACTATCCGTAGCTTATGTCAAGTTTTGTGA
- the folP gene encoding dihydropteroate synthase, with protein MNWGQRTYLMGIVNVTPDSFSDGGEYFAPELAVAHGQRLVAEGADILDIGGQSTRPGAEIVPVEEELRRVIPVIEALAPRVNVPISVDTTRAVVARAALAAGATWVNDVSGGTDDPELLSVVAQAQATVVLMHRRGTPKTMQTLTHYDDLIGEIRDFLEQQVRKAQQLGIERIVIDPGIGFAKTADQNLTILRELHRFKTLNCPILVGPSRKSFIGHVLNQPDPKQRVWGTAAACCAAIAHGADILRVHDVAPMKQVIQMADAIWRGYSY; from the coding sequence GTGAACTGGGGACAGCGCACCTATTTGATGGGGATTGTGAACGTCACCCCCGACAGTTTCAGTGACGGCGGGGAGTATTTTGCCCCAGAGCTGGCGGTGGCCCACGGACAGCGGCTCGTAGCCGAAGGGGCTGATATTTTAGATATTGGCGGGCAATCGACCCGTCCCGGCGCTGAAATTGTCCCCGTCGAGGAAGAATTGCGCCGTGTGATTCCCGTGATTGAAGCCCTCGCCCCACGGGTGAACGTGCCAATCTCGGTAGATACCACGCGGGCCGTGGTCGCGCGAGCAGCCCTGGCGGCGGGAGCAACCTGGGTCAACGACGTCTCTGGCGGCACCGACGACCCCGAGTTGTTGTCAGTGGTTGCGCAGGCCCAAGCAACCGTGGTGTTGATGCACCGGCGCGGCACCCCCAAGACGATGCAGACCTTGACCCACTACGACGATTTGATCGGGGAAATTCGAGATTTTTTAGAGCAACAAGTGCGCAAAGCCCAGCAGCTCGGCATTGAACGCATCGTGATCGACCCGGGGATTGGTTTTGCCAAAACGGCTGACCAAAATTTGACGATTCTCCGGGAACTTCACCGATTCAAAACCTTAAATTGCCCCATCTTGGTTGGCCCCTCGCGCAAGAGTTTTATCGGCCACGTCCTCAACCAACCCGACCCCAAACAGCGGGTGTGGGGAACCGCCGCCGCTTGCTGTGCCGCTATTGCCCATGGTGCCGATATTCTGCGGGTTCACGACGTAGCCCCAATGAAACAAGTCATCCAAATGGCCGATGCCATCTGGCGGGGGTATTCCTATTGA
- a CDS encoding Hpt domain-containing protein, which yields MLPEQQRKILLYFIEEAKEHLQTLEQGLMNLQANARNSEMVNEMFRAAHSIKGGAAMLGFDSIRRTAHRLEDCLKIVKEHPSTQVDQETENLFLQGLETLETLIQRLEQGDFTEEMGQAALQQAEPLFGLLQQRLTGMPVETKPAVPANFSAQVLGILRQILETVKQGDGAECAQRVADLCGQLGNLAPDISTWQTLTQTAQRAATNPRVPLTKIAGVLLKELKQASELIQQGKSQQVAPSEVLCRLAGGETVAPAAPKQITIPLEPQEAAKLLVAHFEPAQLTLLAKLLVQALKRPN from the coding sequence ATGTTACCGGAACAACAGCGCAAAATCCTACTGTACTTCATCGAAGAGGCCAAAGAGCATTTGCAGACTTTAGAGCAGGGGTTGATGAACTTGCAGGCCAACGCCCGCAACAGCGAAATGGTCAACGAAATGTTCCGGGCGGCCCACTCGATCAAGGGAGGGGCGGCCATGCTGGGGTTTGACAGCATTCGTCGCACGGCCCATCGGCTGGAGGACTGTCTCAAGATCGTCAAGGAACATCCCAGCACCCAGGTGGACCAAGAGACGGAGAACCTATTCTTACAGGGCTTGGAGACTCTAGAGACCCTAATCCAGCGTCTGGAGCAGGGGGATTTCACCGAAGAGATGGGACAGGCGGCCCTGCAGCAGGCAGAACCCCTGTTTGGGCTGTTGCAACAGCGGCTGACGGGCATGCCAGTCGAGACCAAGCCAGCGGTTCCGGCCAATTTTTCGGCCCAAGTATTGGGCATCCTGCGACAGATCCTGGAGACGGTCAAACAGGGAGATGGTGCTGAATGCGCGCAGCGGGTGGCGGACCTATGTGGCCAGCTGGGAAATCTGGCTCCTGACATTTCCACCTGGCAAACCCTGACCCAAACCGCCCAGCGAGCGGCCACCAATCCGCGCGTGCCCCTGACTAAAATTGCAGGGGTGTTGCTCAAGGAACTCAAACAGGCCAGCGAACTGATCCAGCAGGGCAAAAGTCAACAGGTCGCACCCAGCGAGGTGCTCTGCCGTCTGGCGGGGGGCGAGACGGTCGCACCGGCAGCGCCAAAACAAATCACCATTCCGTTGGAGCCCCAAGAGGCCGCCAAATTGTTGGTGGCCCACTTTGAGCCGGCGCAGTTGACCCTGCTAGCGAAATTGCTAGTGCAAGCACTGAAGCGCCCGAACTGA